CGCCCGCCGCCGCGAGCCCCCTCGATAGCTCCGCCTCGTCCGCCTCGCTCGCCTCCCGAAGCGTCAGGGCCGCGTCGGTCCAGGCGTCCGCGATCGCGGCCGTCTCCTCGGTCACGTGCTCGCCGTATGGGTGCCCGACGGTCCGGAGGAAGTCGCGCTGGAGGCCGCGGAACGCCCCGCCGCCCGTGCCGCGCCGCTCGACGTTCTGGTAGGCGAAGCGCGTCGTCCAGGCGGGATCGGGGAGCGCGGTCCACCCCGGGAGGTCGGCGGCGAGCGCCCGGACGCCGTCGAGTCCGTGGACGCCGAACGCGCCCACGTCGTGGACCGCGTCGCGCGGGTCGAGCATGTAGCGCGCCGTCGCCTCCGTGGCGGTCGCGACGGCCTCCTCGACGGGCACCCGGATCTCGGGGTCAGTCACGACGAGATAACGGTTGCGAGTCGGGTAACTCAGGTCGGGCGGGACGGTCATCGCCGCCCGCAGGGACTCGACGGGCACGCGCTGCGGTTCCGGAAATTCGCTGTCGGAGAGGACGACGTACTCCGTCCCGCTCCCGTGGCTCCCTCCGTCACCCTCCTCGCTCCCGTGGCCCCCTCCGTCTCCCTCGCTCCCGTCACCCTCGTCTTCCGCCCCCTCCTCCTCTCTCTCGCGCTCGTACTCACGCCCGTATCCCACGACGAGCAGCGCGTGCGGCGAGAAGTGCGTGTCCGTCCCGAAGTAGTCGAGGTGGTAGATGTCGGCGAAGACCAGCGCGGGGTCGCCCGCATCCACGCGCGCCCGGATCTCGCCCCACGCCGTCGCCCAGTCCTCGCCCGACCGCTCCTCGTACCCGATCCCGAGGTTCTCGAAGAACGCGCGTTCGAGGTACGGCGGTCGGCCGAAGAACGCGCGGTGCGGCGGGTTCGGCAGTTCGAAGTAGGTGAACCCGAGCCCCGAGGCGAGGCCGAAGCAGGTCGGCTCGTCGAACCCCCAGCCGTAGTAGGTAGCGAGGTTGCGCAGGGACGTAGAGCCGCAGTGGCGTCCCGGCGCGTGCTCGTAGTCGGGGATGTGCATGGCCGTCCATGCGGCGTCGTCGGAGTAAGTCGTTCCGTCCGGGCGACGGACGCGGCGAGCATTCGGGCGTTCCCGGCGACCGCTCGCCCGTACGCTACGCCCCCTCGCCGTCCTCGATCTCCTTCAGCTGCTCGGCCTCGGTGAAGACGTACTTCCCGATCAGGAGGCTGCTGGTCATGCTCGTCAGGCCGCCCGCGCCGAAGATCATCGCCATGATGACGAACTGGTAGAGGGCGGCGTAGATCGGGTTCTCCCCGCCGAGGATCATCCCGGCCATGATCCCCGGGATCCACACCCATCCCAGGCTCTTCAGCGAGTCGACGACGGGGATGAGCGACGCCCGGACGCCCGTCTCGACGTGCCGGGAGATTACGGCGGCGGGCGGCGCGCCGAGGGCGAGGCCCGCCTCGATCTCGGCGCGGTTGGACGCGATCTCGCCCTTGAACCGATCGAGCGCGAGCGAGTTGATCTGCATCGCGTTCGCGATGATCATGCTCCCGACGGGCACGAGGTTGCGGACCGTCGCCTCGATCGCGCCCGCGAGCGTCATCGTCACGATCACCAGCCCCGAGCCGAGGGCGATCGCGACGAAGGAGACGCGGACCACGCCGGGGAGCCCCTCGCCGCGCTCCTTCGAGATCCACGTCGCCCCGCCCATCATGAACAGCAGGACGAGGCCGCTCCAGACGAGGTCGACGGTCAGCAGGATCCCGACGATCGACCCCATCGCGACGATCTGCACCAGTCCCCGGGCCAGCGCGACGCCGAGTTCGCGCTCCAGCGCGAGCCCGCGGAATCGCGAGATCCCGACGACGATCGCCGCGAGCGCGCCCGCGGCGGCGACCTGCGCCACCCCGGTGAGGAGCACGGGATCGGAGAGCTGTTCGAGGAGCCGCTCGACGACCGCCTGCATCACGGGAGCACCTCCTCGACCGGGCCGACCCGCTCGAGGCGTCCCGCCCGCAGCACCATGGCGTGGTCGCCCATCCGTCGCGCCTGGTCCTCGTCGTGGGTGACCATCACGACGGTGAGGTCGAGGTCGGCGATCAGCTCCGAGAGGAGCGATTCGACGCGCGCTTCGGCCGCCGAGTCGAGGTGGGAGGTCGGCTCGTCGAGCAACAGGACGTCCGGGTCGTTCAGCAGGGTGCGGGCGATCGCGACCCGCTGTTTCTCGCCGCCCGAGAGGTCCTCGACGTCGCGGTCGCAGTACCCGGCGAGGCCGAGGCGCTCGAGGAGTTCCTCGACGTGCGCTTCGTCTATCGGGTCGCCTCGAAGCCGCGGGCCGCGGGCGACGTTCTCGAACACCGTGCCGGGGACGAGCGCGGGGTCCTGCGGGACGAGGCCGACCCGCCTGCGGAGGTCCCGTGGCGGGATCGCCCGGTAGTCCTCGCCCTCGATCAGCACCGTCCCCTCGGTCGGCTCGTCGAGCCGGTCGAGCAGGCGGAGGAACGACGACTTCCCGGACCCCGACGGCCCGACGACGACGAGCACCGTCGACTCGGGGATCGCGACGGAGACGTCGTCGACGATGCGCTCGCCGTCGACGGTCCGCGAGAGGTTTCGCGTCTCGAGTATCGGCGTCATCTTACTACAGGTAGGACACCTGCACTGTTCACTCCGACTATCGAAAGTACTTCTCATCAAGAAACGGGCAGCCGAGGACGGTTCGAATCGAACTGTGCGTATTCGGAACACTGTTCACGTTAGGAAACGCGCGTCGTCGCTCCCGTCGGAGCGCTCACTCCGTTCGCGCTCCGGTGGTCGCTCCTCGGCCCGCTCGCTCCGCTCGCGGTACGACGAAAAGATAGAGGAGTGAGGGTGTCTATCGGAAGAACTCGATCGCCGCACCCTGCCCGAAGCCGACGCACTCGGTGGCGATGCCCGCGTTCGCGTCCCGCTGCCCCATCTCGTGGACGAGCGCGACGGGGAGGCGCGCGCCGCTCGCGCCGAGCGGGTGGCCGATGGCGATCGCGCCGCCGTTGACGTTGTACCTCTCGTCGTCGATGCCGAGTTCGCGCTGGCAGTAGAGCGTCTGGGAGGCGAACGCCTCGTTGAGTTCGACGAGGTCGTAGTCGTCGATCGTGCGGTCGGTGCGTTCGAGCAGCTTCCGGACGGCGGGGACCGGGCCGATCCCCATGACCGTCGGATCGACGCCCGCGACGCTGTTGTTGCCCACCTCGGCCATGATCTCGAGGCCGCGCTCCTCGGCGAAGGCCTCGCTCGTGACGAGCAGGCCCGCCGCGCCGTCGGAGATCTGCGAGGCGTTGCCGGGCGTGACCGTGCCGTTCGACTTGAACACCGTCGGGAGTTTCCCGAGGGCCTCGAGCGAGGTGTCGCGTCGGATTCCCTCGTCCTCCGTGACCAGTTCCTCGCCGTTGTCGATCGGGACGATCTGGTCCTCGAAGCGCCCGGAGTCGGTCGCCTCGGCGGCGCGCCGCTGGCTGCGCAGGGCGTACTCGTCCTGCGCCTCGCGGGAGATGTCGAACTCCTCTGCGACCTTCTCCGCGGTCATCCCCATCGAGAGTTCGGCGACGTTGTAGTACTCGTTCATCCGGGGGTGGACGCTCCCCGTGTTCTCGCCCATCTTCACGCGGGACATGTTCTCGACGCCGCCCGCGATGATCGCGTCGCGCTGGCCGGCGCGGATGGCGTCGGACGCGCTGATGACCGCCTGCGCGGAGGACGCACACCAGCGGTTGATCGTCGTGGCCGGGACGGACTCGCCGAGGTCCGACAGGAGCGCGATGACCCGCGCCAGGTTGTTGCCCTGCTCGCCGCGCTGCTGGGCGCACCCCCACATCAGGTCGTCCACGTCCTCGCCGGAGAGGCCCGTCTCGGCGAGTATCTCGTCGACGAGCGGGATCGAGAGGTCCTCGCTGCGGACGTCGGCGAAGACGCCGTCTTCCTTCCCCTGCGGGGTGCGGTACGCGCGGACGACGACCGGTGTCGAATCTGCCATACTCGAACGAGTGGCTTCACAGTGTTAAACTTCACCGTACGAATTGCTAACAACTGCTGACCACCGGCGAGGCGTTTGTGTCCCTCGAATCGGAACGTGGACGCTCAGACGGTCTTCGACGGTCTTATACCCCTCGCAGATCAAATAATCGGGAAATGACCGGCCCGGCGCTCGACATTGTCGAATTCATGCTCACCGCGCGTGTCTACTCCGACAACCGTGAGCTCGACCCCGGTGACCTGCCCCCGCCCTATCGGCGCGCCTTCTGGAACGCCGACGCCGAGCCAGACGAGTCGACGGGCCGGCCAGCGCCCGGCGGCATCGAACGGCCGCTCACGGTCACGGCGACGACCATCACGGAGGCGACGGGCTACGGCCACCCGTGGGACGCCATCTCCGGACTGATGTTCACCGGGAAGAAGGACTTCTCCGGGGCGATCGAGTTCACGGACCTCGGGATGGCCGAGAAGTGGTACCGCGAGCGGACCTCCGCCGAGCGGTTGCTCGACAACCCGACGCTCGCGCTCTACTTCGAGGAGGACTTCGAGGGCGTCGACTACGAGACGGCCCGCGCGCGCAACCGCCCGATCCACGCCGACCGCGTCTGGATCGACAGCCTGCTCGAACAGATGTTCGACGAGGAGGACGAGGAGATGCTCGACCTCGTCGAGGTGCGCGCGCCCGAGGAGGTCGAGATGACCCTCGACGACCTCGTGCTCACCGCCGACCAGGAGGGGGAGATCCTGAAGATCGTGAAGGCCATCGAGCACCGCGACTACCTCGCCAGCATCGGCCTGCGCGAGATCGGGAAGCTGCTGTTCGTCGGCCCGCCGGGGACCGGGAAGACGACCAGCGCCCGCGCGCTCGCCCACGACCTCGACCTGCCGTTCGTCGAGGTGAAGCTGTCGATGATCACGAGCCAGTACCTCGGCGAGACGGCGAAGAACGTCGACAAGGCCTTCGAGGTGGCCAAACGGCTCGCCCCCTGCATCTTCTTCATGGACGAGTTCGACTTCGTGGCGAAGACGCGCGCCTCTGACGAGCACGCGGCGATCAAGCGCGCCGTCAACACGCTGCTCAAGAGCATCGACGAGATCTCGCTCATCCAGGACGAGGTGCTCCTCATCGGCGCGACGAACCACCCCGACCAGCTCGACGCGGCCGCCTGGCGGCGCTTCGACGAGATCGTCAACTTCCCGAAGCCGGACCACCAGATGCGCGCCGACATCCTCCGGGTCATCACCCGGCAGATGGAGATCGTGGACTTCGACCCCGAGGCGCTGGCCGACGAGACGGAGGGGCTCACCGGCAGCGACCTCCGGCTCGTCCTCAGGGAGGCGGTCCTCGACGCGCTCACCGAGGAGCGCACGACGCTCACCCAGGGGGACCTGGAGGACGCCGTCGCCGGGTTCGAGGAGCGCGACAACCTGAAGAACATGGACATGATGAACGGCGACCCCGACGCGCTCATCGCGGGTAACGGCCACGACGCCGGCGGACGCTCCCACGATCACGATCACGATCACGATCACGACCACGACCACGACCACGCGCACGATCGCCCCGCGGACGGGGTCTGACGGATGCGCGTCACCCTCCTCGGGACGGGCGACACCACCGGCACCCCGACGGTCGGCTGCGCGTGCGATACCTGCGAGGCGGCCCGCGAGCGCGGCGTCGAGCGCTCGCGCTTCTCCGTCCACGTCGAGAACGAACGGCGCGGCGAGTCGCTGCTCGTCGACGCGAGCCCAGACTTCCGACACCAGTTTCTCACCCAGGAGACGCCGCTTCCGGACGCGGTCGTCGTCACGCACGTCCACTTCGACCACCTCGACGGCCTCGGCAACGCCTACCGCCTGCTCGGCGACCTCCCGGTCCACGCCGCGGACGAGACGGACCCGGAGACCGGCGAGAGCGTCGCCGAGACGGTCGCCTCGAAGTTCGACTACCTCGACCAGCTCGACGTGCACCCCGAGACGCCGTTCGAGCCGTTCGAGGCGTGCGGGCTCCGGGTGACGCTCGTCCCGGTTGACCACCCGCCGCTGCTGTGCTACGGCCTGGCGATCGAGGACCCCGAGACGGGCGCGAAGCTCTCGCTGTCGGGGGACACGAGCTACGGGATCCCCGACGACTCCCGCGCGGTGCTCGCCGACCCCGACCTCCTGCTCGCGGACGCGATCGTCCCCGCCCGCCTCTGCGAGTACCACCCTATCGGCGGGAGACACGAAGACGAGGAGGGGGTGTCGCGCACGTTCGGCACGAAGCACATGACCACCGAGGGGGCGCTCGCGCTCGCCGACGACCTCCGGGCGGACGAGGTGCGCCTCGTCCACGTCTCGCACTTCCCGACCCCGGAGGAGGCGTTCGGCGACCCCGCGGCGGTCGACGGCGAGCGGTACGTGCTGTAGACGATGGACTACGCGTACTACTACGAGCGTATGAACACCGAGGCCGTCGGCCGCTACGACGTGAGCCCGCTGCTCGCCGACGGGGACGTGTTCGCGAATCTCGTCGCGGACCTGCTCGACCCGCTCGCCGACGACTACACCCGCGTCGTCGGTATCGAGGCGCTCGGATTCGTCCTCGGCGGTGCCGCCGCCCGCGAGGCCGGCGTCGGCTTCGTCCCCGTTCGGAAGGGCGGGAAGCTACCGCTCCGCGACGACGAGGTGCTCCGGCGCGAGGTGACGGACTACTCCGGGGAGGGGAAGACGCTCGAACTCGCCGTGGGCGCGCTCAACGGCGATGATCGGGTGCTCGTCGTCGACGACTGGATAGAGACCGGCGCGCAGATGCGCGCAGCGTGCGATCTCGTGGAGTCGGCGGACGGCGAGATCGCGGGAGTCAGCGTCCTCCGCGCGCACCGCGACGAGCGGACGCGCGACCTCTTCGAACGGTACGACGTGTACTCGCTCGGCTGAACGGCTACGAGAACCGATCCAGCCCCGCCTGCTCGCGCCGCGCGCCAGCCGGGTCGCGCACCCACGGCGAGTGTTCGTCGCGGTGGGCGTCGAGGTCGACGTTGGGGACCGCGACGCTCCCGGCCTCGCCGCTCCCGCCTTCGCCCTCGCCCTCCGCGCAGTCGCAGGGGTTCGACGGGCCGACGACGCGCCCCTCGCGGGCGCAGTACGGGATCCCACCGACGCCCGCGATCGGTCGGTCCTCGACGTGCGGGCAATCGGGGAAGGTGACGCGCCAGCCCTTGCCGTAGGCGCGCTCGGCGAGGCGGCGGCGCAGGCGAGCCTTCTCGGCGGCGCTGACGACGCGCACCCGCGTCCGGCTCGGGCGCTCTTCCAGCACGTCGATCCCGTCCTCGGAGGCGGCGAGCGGCGTCGGCTCGCGCACCACCTCGTACGCGCCGGTCTCCCCATGGACCCGCCAGACGCCCACCGCCTCGGGGATGCGGTTGAGGTGCGCCCGCGTCACGTAGGACTCGGTGGCGAGGACGATCTCGTCCACGACGGCGAGGCTCACGTCCTTCCGGAGTTGCGTCTCCAGGTCGCCGGGTCGCCCGAGGTCTGGCTTGTTCTCGATCCCGACGAGGCGCGAGAACCAGTCGGGGTAGCGCGCGGTCTGTCTGACGTACGTGCGCCCCGAGCGCCGCTCGCGCTCGAAGAAGCCGACCTCGCAGGCGCGCTCGACGGCGCTCCGCGCGCGGTCGGGGTGACAGTCGAAGCAGTCCTTCCAGTAGCGGGCGCGCCCGGTGCCGACGTCGGCCTCGATGGCCGCGTCGGGGATGCGATCGGGCGTGATGCGCGTCCGGGCGTCGAACTCGGGGCCGGGTTCGACGAGCAGCGCGTCGAGCACGCGCCGGCCGCGCGTGCTCGTCCCGAGCTGTCGGCTGACGAGGTGCCCCCCGCTCTCCAGGCGGGCGCACAGCGCCATCTCGAACGCGAACTCGCGCACGGTCGTCGTTGGACGAGCGACGAGAAAAGTCACGCGGGCGCGGTGCTCGCGGTCGCTCTACCTACCGTCGGCGGTCGTCGCGACCGAACGTCGACGCTCGGGCCCCCCTCGACCGGGGGCGGCCGGCCGGCGGCGTCACTCCTCTCGCTCCTCCGTGACGGGGATCTCCCGGCCGTCGAGGTCGTCGCGCGACGAGCGACGGGTCAGCCCGGCCAGGTTCGTGACGAGCAGGTCGGGGAGGTGTCGCCAGCGTAGCATGGCGCGAACGTCGGGGAGCGCCGGTAAAGGCGTTTCGTAGCCGTCTGACGGTCGTTCGACGCGCGTCAGCCGTCGACTCGCCCGCGGCGCGCTACCGTGAGCGGTGCGCGCGGGAGACCCGCGCGCAGGGCGGTCGTCCGCACGTGGGCCCCCTATCCTACGCGGGGGGTTTCCTGCTCGCGGGTGCCTCCGAGGAGGCGTCGCCCGCGACCACGGTCTGGACGTACTCGATCCCCGTGCCGTACGCCCCGCTGTGCTCCTTGACGACGTCGAGCGTCGCGGCGTACGTCTCCTCGCGCGCCCAGTCGCGCTGGAACTCGAGGAGGACCTGCTGCCAGGTGACCGGGACGACGCCCGCCTGGATCATGCGTTCGACCGCCATCTCGTGGGCCTCTTTCGTGGTTCCGCCACACGCGTCGGTGACGACGTACACGTCGTAGCCGTCCGCCAGCGCGTCGAGCGCCGGGTAGCAGACGCACACCTCGGTCCACAGCCCCGCCAGCACGAGCTTCCGTCGACCGGTGGCGGTCACGGCGGCGACGAAGGCCTCGTCCTCCCAGGGGTTCATCGTCGTCCGCTCGATCGGCTCGGCGTCGGGAGCGGCGGCCGACAGCTCCGGCCAGAGGTCGCCGCTGTACGCCGGGTTGATCGACGTGAGGACGACGGGCACCTCGAACGCGCGCGCCGCCTTCGCGAGCGCGATCGTGTTGTTCTTCAGCGTCTGCCCGTCGATCGAGCCGATCCCGAACACCATCAGGGGCTGATGGTCGACGAACGCGACGGTGCAGTTGTCGGGGGCGAGGAGTTCGAGCCTCGTGTCGAGTGACGACATAGCACGTACCCGTACGCCCCCCGAACGCATAACGAAGTCGACAGTTCGGTCCGCGCGCCGACCGGTCTCGGAACGGGGCGGACGGGCGTGGGTGGCGTCGGCGGCCGGATTCACGTCCTGCCGCCCGTCGCTCTGTGGACGCGTTTCCGTCGTTCGCGCGGCGGCGATGGGTTCGGAGTCGGCGTTCGACCGGGTCGGGAGGAGGGCGAGCGAGCGAGGCGCGGTGAACCGCCAAGGTTAAATCCGCGACGCGGCGATATCACGCTATTACTTCATGACAGGGAACCACCGTCAACCGGAGGTGAATATCGGACTCGTCGGCCACGTCGACCACGGCAAGACGACGCTGGTCCAGGCGCTCAGCGGCGAGTGGACCGATCAGCACTCCGAGGAGATGAAGCGGGGTATCTCCATCCGTCTCGGCTACGCCGACGCGACGTTCCGGCAGTGCCCTGGCATGGACGCGCCGGAGTGCTACACCGTCGAGGAGACGTGTCCCGACGGGTCAGAGAGTGAGGTGCTCCGGACCGTCTCGTTCGTGGACGCCCCAGGACACGAGACGCTGATGGCGACGATGCTCTCGGGCGCGGCGATGATGGACGGTGCCGTCCTGCTCGTCGCGGCGAACGAACCCGTCCCGCAGGCCCAGACCGCGGAGCACCTGATGGCGCTCGACATCATCGGCATCGAGAACATCGTCATCGCGCAGAACAAGGTCGACCTCGTGAACGCCGATCGCGCCCGCGAGAACTACCGGGAGATCGAGGACTTCGTCGAGGGGACCGTCGCGGAGGACGCGCCGGTCGTCCCGATCTCGGCCCAGCAGGAGGTCAACATGGACCTCCTCATCCAGGCGATCGAGGAGTCCATCCCGACGCCCGAGCGCGACCCCGACGCCGACGCGCGCATGCAGGTCGCGCGCAGCTTCGACGTCAACCGGCCGGGCACCACCTTCGACGGGCTGATGGGCGGCGTCCTCGGGGGGAGCCTCACGCAGGGTCGCCTGCGCGTCGGCGACGAACTCGAGATCCGCCCCGGCCGACGGGTCGAGGAGGGCGGACAGGCGGAGTACCTGCCCGTCTCCACCTCGGTTCGGTCGCTCCAGGCGGGCGGCGAGATCGTCGACGAGGTCTCGCCCGGCGGCCTCCTCGGCGTCGGCACCGGGCTCGACCCCTCGCTGACGAAGGGCGACTCGCTGGCCGGACAGGTCGCCGGACCGCCCGGCAGCCTGCCGCCGACGTGGCACCAGTTCACGATGGAGGTCGAACTGCTCGACCGGCTCGTCGGCAGCGAGGACGACATCGAGCCGATCAACACGGGTGAGCCGCTCATGCTCACCGTCGGCACGGCGACGACGGTGGGCGCGGTCACGAGCGCCCGCGACGACGAGTGCGAGGTGAAGCTGAAGCGCCCCGTCTGCGCCGAACCCGGGGCGATCATCGCGATCAACCGGCGCGTCGGCACGCGCTGGCGGCTCATCGGAATCGGGACGCTCGCCGAGTGAGCGCGAGCGTCGAGTGAACGCCGAATGAGAGTCGCCATGGACACCAGCGCGCTGATGATGCCGGTCGAGTGCGGCGTCCGCGTCTTCGACGAACTCGACCGCCTCCTCGGGGAGTACGAGTGTATCGTCCCCCGTGCGGTGCTCCTGGAACTCGAGGGACTCGCGCGAGGGAGCGGGACGGAGGCGACCGCCGCCGCCGTCGGCCGCGACCTCGCCGAACGCTGTACGACGGTCGGAACGGACGCGACGTACGCGGACGACGCGCTCGTCGAACTCGCCGAGCTCGGGGCGTGCGACTACGTGGTCACGAACGATCGGCCCCTGCGTGACCGCCTCTCCGTCGGAGTAATCGGTATAAGGGGGCGAAACAAACTCGCAATCCACTGAACATGTACAAGAGGGTCAGACTACGCGACACGGTCGAGGTGCCCCCGCGGTTCCTCGACGACGTCTCAGAACAGCTGGTCAAGGAACTACTGCAGGACAAACTCGAGGGGCGGATGGACGAGGAGGTCGGCTCCGTCGTGAGCGTCGTCGAGGTCGTCGACATCGGCGAAGGGACCGTCCTCCCGAACCGCCCCGGCGTCTACTACGAGGCGGAGTTCTACGCGGTCACGTTCGACCCGCAGATGCAGGAGGTCATCGACGGCGAGGTCGTCGAGGTGGTCAACTTCGGCGCGTTCGTCGGGATCGGTCCCGTCGACGGCCTGCTGCACGTCTCTCAGATCTCCGACGAGTACCTCGCGTTCGACGAGGAGGGCCAGCAGCTCGCCTCACGGGAGTCGAACCAGGCGCTCGGGGTCGGCGATGCCGTCCGCGCGCGCATCGTCACCAAGAGCATCGACGAGCGCAACCCGCGGGACTCGAAGATCGGCCTGACCGCGAAGCAGCCCGGCCTCGGAAAGCACGGCTGGCTCCGCGAGAAACACGAGCAGGCCGCGGCGGGTGAGTGAGCATGGCGAAGCGACTCGTCTGTCGCGAGTGCCACCGCGTCCAGGACGCCGGCGAGGAGCAGTCCTGCGTCGTCTGCGGCTCGACCTCCCTCTCCGAGGACTGGGCGGGATACGTCATCATCGCCCACCCGGAGAAGAGCGAGATCGCCCGGGAGATGGACGTGGCGGAACCGGGCGCGTACGCGCTGAAGGTGCGCTGAACGGGCGATGCTCCGCCTCCCCGACGCGCTGCGCGCCGACCTGAAGGACCCCGTCGGGCCGATCTACACCGATCCGTCGACCCTCCTCGCCGACGCGGGCGACGGGCCGTTGATCGCCGTCGGCGACGTCGTCACCGAGCACCTGCTCCGCGAGACGGTGCCGGACGTGGCGCTCGTGGACGGACAGACGAAGCGCACGCCACTCGACGAGCGCGTGGACCTCTCGCCGTTCGACCGCGAGGTGCGCGTCGAGAACCCCGCGGCGACCCTCTCGCGGGACCTGCTCGTCGCGCTCCGGGAGGGGCTCGCGGGCGGGGAGACCGTCGCCGTCGTCGTCGACGGCGAGGAGGACCTCGCCGCCGTCCCCGCCATCGCCGTCGCCCCCCTCGGCGCGACCGTCGTCTACGGCCAGCCCGACGAGGGGATGGTCCTCGTCGTCGTGGACGAGACGGTCCGCGCCGACATGCGGGAGTTCCTCGGACGGATGGAGGGGGACGTCGTCGCGGCGGAGGCGGCGCTCGGGTTCGAGTCGTAGTTCGCACCGACGACGCCCGCCAGCGCTGGTCTCGGTGCATCGTCGCTGTCGAGCCGAAGCCGACG
The Halomarina pelagica DNA segment above includes these coding regions:
- a CDS encoding BtrH N-terminal domain-containing protein, which translates into the protein MHIPDYEHAPGRHCGSTSLRNLATYYGWGFDEPTCFGLASGLGFTYFELPNPPHRAFFGRPPYLERAFFENLGIGYEERSGEDWATAWGEIRARVDAGDPALVFADIYHLDYFGTDTHFSPHALLVVGYGREYEREREEEGAEDEGDGSEGDGGGHGSEEGDGGSHGSGTEYVVLSDSEFPEPQRVPVESLRAAMTVPPDLSYPTRNRYLVVTDPEIRVPVEEAVATATEATARYMLDPRDAVHDVGAFGVHGLDGVRALAADLPGWTALPDPAWTTRFAYQNVERRGTGGGAFRGLQRDFLRTVGHPYGEHVTEETAAIADAWTDAALTLREASEADEAELSRGLAAAGEAIEALADREEALYRSILD
- a CDS encoding translation initiation factor IF-2 subunit gamma — protein: MTGNHRQPEVNIGLVGHVDHGKTTLVQALSGEWTDQHSEEMKRGISIRLGYADATFRQCPGMDAPECYTVEETCPDGSESEVLRTVSFVDAPGHETLMATMLSGAAMMDGAVLLVAANEPVPQAQTAEHLMALDIIGIENIVIAQNKVDLVNADRARENYREIEDFVEGTVAEDAPVVPISAQQEVNMDLLIQAIEESIPTPERDPDADARMQVARSFDVNRPGTTFDGLMGGVLGGSLTQGRLRVGDELEIRPGRRVEEGGQAEYLPVSTSVRSLQAGGEIVDEVSPGGLLGVGTGLDPSLTKGDSLAGQVAGPPGSLPPTWHQFTMEVELLDRLVGSEDDIEPINTGEPLMLTVGTATTVGAVTSARDDECEVKLKRPVCAEPGAIIAINRRVGTRWRLIGIGTLAE
- a CDS encoding ABC transporter ATP-binding protein, whose product is MTPILETRNLSRTVDGERIVDDVSVAIPESTVLVVVGPSGSGKSSFLRLLDRLDEPTEGTVLIEGEDYRAIPPRDLRRRVGLVPQDPALVPGTVFENVARGPRLRGDPIDEAHVEELLERLGLAGYCDRDVEDLSGGEKQRVAIARTLLNDPDVLLLDEPTSHLDSAAEARVESLLSELIADLDLTVVMVTHDEDQARRMGDHAMVLRAGRLERVGPVEEVLP
- a CDS encoding DUF5787 family protein, with the protein product MREFAFEMALCARLESGGHLVSRQLGTSTRGRRVLDALLVEPGPEFDARTRITPDRIPDAAIEADVGTGRARYWKDCFDCHPDRARSAVERACEVGFFERERRSGRTYVRQTARYPDWFSRLVGIENKPDLGRPGDLETQLRKDVSLAVVDEIVLATESYVTRAHLNRIPEAVGVWRVHGETGAYEVVREPTPLAASEDGIDVLEERPSRTRVRVVSAAEKARLRRRLAERAYGKGWRVTFPDCPHVEDRPIAGVGGIPYCAREGRVVGPSNPCDCAEGEGEGGSGEAGSVAVPNVDLDAHRDEHSPWVRDPAGARREQAGLDRFS
- a CDS encoding hydrolase, which gives rise to MSSLDTRLELLAPDNCTVAFVDHQPLMVFGIGSIDGQTLKNNTIALAKAARAFEVPVVLTSINPAYSGDLWPELSAAAPDAEPIERTTMNPWEDEAFVAAVTATGRRKLVLAGLWTEVCVCYPALDALADGYDVYVVTDACGGTTKEAHEMAVERMIQAGVVPVTWQQVLLEFQRDWAREETYAATLDVVKEHSGAYGTGIEYVQTVVAGDASSEAPASRKPPA
- a CDS encoding phosphoribosyltransferase family protein — protein: MDYAYYYERMNTEAVGRYDVSPLLADGDVFANLVADLLDPLADDYTRVVGIEALGFVLGGAAAREAGVGFVPVRKGGKLPLRDDEVLRREVTDYSGEGKTLELAVGALNGDDRVLVVDDWIETGAQMRAACDLVESADGEIAGVSVLRAHRDERTRDLFERYDVYSLG
- a CDS encoding ATP-binding protein; this encodes MTGPALDIVEFMLTARVYSDNRELDPGDLPPPYRRAFWNADAEPDESTGRPAPGGIERPLTVTATTITEATGYGHPWDAISGLMFTGKKDFSGAIEFTDLGMAEKWYRERTSAERLLDNPTLALYFEEDFEGVDYETARARNRPIHADRVWIDSLLEQMFDEEDEEMLDLVEVRAPEEVEMTLDDLVLTADQEGEILKIVKAIEHRDYLASIGLREIGKLLFVGPPGTGKTTSARALAHDLDLPFVEVKLSMITSQYLGETAKNVDKAFEVAKRLAPCIFFMDEFDFVAKTRASDEHAAIKRAVNTLLKSIDEISLIQDEVLLIGATNHPDQLDAAAWRRFDEIVNFPKPDHQMRADILRVITRQMEIVDFDPEALADETEGLTGSDLRLVLREAVLDALTEERTTLTQGDLEDAVAGFEERDNLKNMDMMNGDPDALIAGNGHDAGGRSHDHDHDHDHDHDHDHAHDRPADGV
- a CDS encoding ABC transporter permease, encoding MQAVVERLLEQLSDPVLLTGVAQVAAAGALAAIVVGISRFRGLALERELGVALARGLVQIVAMGSIVGILLTVDLVWSGLVLLFMMGGATWISKERGEGLPGVVRVSFVAIALGSGLVIVTMTLAGAIEATVRNLVPVGSMIIANAMQINSLALDRFKGEIASNRAEIEAGLALGAPPAAVISRHVETGVRASLIPVVDSLKSLGWVWIPGIMAGMILGGENPIYAALYQFVIMAMIFGAGGLTSMTSSLLIGKYVFTEAEQLKEIEDGEGA
- a CDS encoding thiolase family protein; this translates as MADSTPVVVRAYRTPQGKEDGVFADVRSEDLSIPLVDEILAETGLSGEDVDDLMWGCAQQRGEQGNNLARVIALLSDLGESVPATTINRWCASSAQAVISASDAIRAGQRDAIIAGGVENMSRVKMGENTGSVHPRMNEYYNVAELSMGMTAEKVAEEFDISREAQDEYALRSQRRAAEATDSGRFEDQIVPIDNGEELVTEDEGIRRDTSLEALGKLPTVFKSNGTVTPGNASQISDGAAGLLVTSEAFAEERGLEIMAEVGNNSVAGVDPTVMGIGPVPAVRKLLERTDRTIDDYDLVELNEAFASQTLYCQRELGIDDERYNVNGGAIAIGHPLGASGARLPVALVHEMGQRDANAGIATECVGFGQGAAIEFFR
- a CDS encoding MBL fold metallo-hydrolase, with protein sequence MRVTLLGTGDTTGTPTVGCACDTCEAARERGVERSRFSVHVENERRGESLLVDASPDFRHQFLTQETPLPDAVVVTHVHFDHLDGLGNAYRLLGDLPVHAADETDPETGESVAETVASKFDYLDQLDVHPETPFEPFEACGLRVTLVPVDHPPLLCYGLAIEDPETGAKLSLSGDTSYGIPDDSRAVLADPDLLLADAIVPARLCEYHPIGGRHEDEEGVSRTFGTKHMTTEGALALADDLRADEVRLVHVSHFPTPEEAFGDPAAVDGERYVL